Proteins found in one Triticum aestivum cultivar Chinese Spring chromosome 4D, IWGSC CS RefSeq v2.1, whole genome shotgun sequence genomic segment:
- the LOC123098957 gene encoding 60S ribosomal protein L23: protein MSKRGRGGSAGNKFRMSLGLPVAATVNCADNTGAKNLYIISVKGIKGRLNRLPSACVGDMVMATVKKGKPDLRKKVMPAVIIRQRKPWRRKDGVFMYFEDNAGVIVNPKGEMKGSAITGPVGKECADLWPRIASNANAIV, encoded by the exons atgTCGAAGCGAG GGAGGGGAGGCTCCGCGGGGAACAAGTTCCGGATGTCGCTGGGGCTGCCTGTGGCGGCGACGGTGAACTGCGCCGACAACACGGGCGCCAAGAACCTCTACATCATCTCCGTCAAGGGCATCAAGGGCCGCCTCAACCGCCTCCCGTCCGCCTGCGTCGGCGACATGGTCATGGCCACCGTCAAGAAGGGCAAGCCCGACCTCCGGAAGAAGGTCATGCCCGCCGTCATCATCCGCCAACGCAAGCCCTGGCGCCGCAAGGACGGCGTCTTCATGTACTTCGAAG ACAATGCTGGAGTGATCGTGAACCCCAAGGGTGAGATGAAAGGATCTGCCATCACCGGACCTGTGGGAAAGGAGTGTGCTGACCTTTGGCCCAGGATCGCCAGCAACGCCAATGCCATCGTTTGA